One segment of Pangasianodon hypophthalmus isolate fPanHyp1 chromosome 10, fPanHyp1.pri, whole genome shotgun sequence DNA contains the following:
- the LOC128319145 gene encoding C-type lectin lectoxin-Thr1-like translates to MMAVLSILLLLALTDAATGLFLRKHIYQTTQLSWTDAQTYCRNNFVDLSILETQGEFDSFVNQTVGHESDKCWIGLSKKTSETTFTQWSDGSALQFSKWKSGQPDHTDTEDCVFTSNSQWENEDCTKTMSFSCYTWTPQMIVVQEMKNWDEALVHCRMHYTDLVSFTTETDHFLVNNRCMDILMPTFWTGLRFMDGLWFWVNQESLENLTSVPSCPAKPFRCGARNIRDGVWENRDCEEKMNFICYHNI, encoded by the exons ATGATGGCTGTTCTCTCCATCCTCCTTCTGCTGGCTCTAACAGATGCAGCCACAGGTCTGTTCTtgagaaaacacatttatcaaaCTACGCAATTGTCCTGGACTGATGCTCAGACATACTGCAGAAATAATTTTGTAGATCTGTCAATTCTTGAGACACAAGGGGAATTCGACAGTTTTGTAAATCAAACAGTTGGTCATGAATCTGACAAATGCTGGATCGGCCTTAGTAAAAAAACAAGTGAGACAACATTTACCCAGTGGTCTGATGGAAGTGCACTGCAATTCTCAAAGTGGAAAAGTGGGCAGCCTGACCatactgacactgaagactgtGTGTTTACTAGCAATAGTCAGTGGGAAAATGAAGACTGTACAAAAACTATGAGCTTTTCCTGCTACACTTGGACACCTCAGATGATTGTGGTGCAGGAGATGAAGAACTGGGACGAGGCTCTGGTGCACTGCAGAATGCACTACACTGACCTGGTAAGCTTCACCACAGAGACAGATCACTTTCTGGTCAACAACAGGTGTATGGATATTCTGATGCCTACTTTCTGGACCGGTCTACGCTTCATGGACGGCTTGTGGTTCTGGGTGAACCAGGAGTCCCTGGAGAACCTGACTTCAGTGCCTTCATGCCCTGCCAAGCCTTTCCGGTGTGGAGCGCGAAACATTAGAGATGGCGTCTGGGAGAACAGAGACTGCGAGGAGAAAATGAACTTCATTTGCTACCATAACATTTG A